Within the Flavobacterium sp. N502536 genome, the region CAAAGTTGAGATGATACCAATTTTGACTTCGCCCTCCAGTTTATTTTTCTCATTCACCACAAAATCCCTGATTTCGTCAGCTTCGCGAAGTATTTTTCTGGCACGGTTTATAATTTCAGTTCCCAAAACGGTGGGAGTTAAAGGCACTTTGTTCCGATCGAAAATTTTAATTCCAATTTCTTCTTCCAGATTTTTTAACTGAATCGTCAGTCCGGGTTGTGATACCATACAAACTTCTGCAGCTCTGGCAAAATGGCGCTCGTCGTCTAGTGCTACAATATATTTTAACTGTTGAATTGTCATTTGGATTTGTATAATGGATATAAAGGTAAAAAAATATCACAGTATAACATCAAATTACACGATGCAGGCACTTTTACTTTTCAGTTGATAAAAGGAGTGGGGAATGAGCAACGACGGACAAAAGACCGAAAATTTGCAGGATATGTAAACTAGCCGACATTAACAAAAGGAGAGAGTGAGTAAATTCGATTTCTTAAACGATACAAAATGAGAAAGATACTTACTGTGATTACTATTTTTATGTTTTTTGGTTGTGAATCAGAAGGGGAATTAACGCGTGAGAAAATTGGTTCAGGACAGGTTTCTTCAGAAGCGACCTTACGGTTTATGGGAATTTTTGAACCCGAGGCAGGCAACAAAGTTACGGGTACCGCTAATATCTATAAAGAGGGAGATCATTACAAATTGTCTTTGAAGGATTTTAGTATTTCGAGTGGCCCCGATCTTAAAGTTTATCTTTCTAAAACCAACAGACCGGACAGTTTTATAAACCTTGGGAGCCTGGGATCCGGAACTTCACAAACCTACACCGTTCCTGAAGGAGTCAGTTTTGCAACTTATCCCTATGTATTAATTCATTGTCAGCAATTCAATCACCTTTTTGCCACTGCTGCTTTAAAATCCAACTCATTATGAAAATTAAATTTTTAATTGTTTTAGCCTCGTTCTTTGTGTTTAATCCTGCCAGAGCACAAGGCTGTAGTGATGCCGGTATTTGCAGTATCGGTAGCGCGGTTAACGAAACTGACAAGAAGAAAAACAACAGTATTGAATTTGCTACTATCGTGGGTAAAGGAGATGCCGATGTGAAGTATGTGTCGGGCTATATTGGCTACAGCCGAATTTTTAATGAAAAATGGTCTGCCAATGCAAAAGTAACATCCTCCTATGCAAATGGAAGTTTTGGAAGCAGAGGCTCGGTTGGAGATGCCTTTTTAACCGCAAACTATCGGCCGGTTATGTGGGGGGCGTACCAATGGAGTTTTACTTCGGGGGTTAAAATTCCCTTTAATCAAAGTAATCTTAAAATAAACGATCACCCGCTTCCAATGGATTATCAGAGCAGTCTTGGAACTTTTGATTTTTTGGGAAGTGTTAACCTAAACTACAAAAACTGGGATTTTAATTATGCCGTGCAACTACCTGTAATTAACATAAATGCAAATTCGTATTTCAGCGAATACTCAGGTATAGCTGATTTTGTGACCACCAATTTATTTGAAAGAAAACCGGATATGCTTTTACGCGGAACCTACACGATCACTACATCCAATCATAAGTTTTCGTTCAAGCCCAATTTGCTTTTGATTTACCATTTAGGAGAAGACACCTACGAAGATATTTATGGACAAAGAAAAAATATTGCAGGTTCTGAAGGACTTACGGTTAACGGGAATCTTATTGCGGGATATCATTTTGCGTCTGGAAGTAGTATTGAAATTTCGGTCGCGACGCCTTTTGTGGTGCGGGAAGTCAGACCAGACGGACTGACCAGAGCATGGACAGCAGGGTTGAGTTATAAAATGTGGTTTTAGAAGAATTTTGGACGGTGACTGAAGTATAAATAGGCTTAGAATATCAAGTACAGTAAAGAAATTTATTGTGTTAAATAAGTAACGCAAATTTTTTCTTACATCAATTTTAATTATTTTGCGCAGACCATGATCAGATGGACTGAAAAAGAACTATTCCTGTTCTTTGGCAAATATGCTTCTAAGCAGGAGGAATACTTATACTTTCAACTGATGTGGAATAAAATATATACCCATTACTTTAAATGCCGAAATCAAAAATGATGAAATCTGTACACGCTCAACTTTTACACTTACTGTTATTATTTATTGGAGTTGCTTCCATAAATGCTCAAAACTACAAACCTACTGATGTCTTAATTGGAAATAAAACTCTTAAAAAAGGAGTATTATCCAATGGCATGACGTATTATATTTATCCAACAGCGGTAAATAAAAACACAGCAAGTTATTATATTATTCAAAACGTAGGCTCTGTTTTAGAGAATGACAATCAGAAAGGATTGGCACATTTTCTGGAGCACATGGCTTTCAACGGAACTAAAAATTTTCCCGGAAAAGGAATCTTGACGACTCTGGAAAAACAGGGAGCTGTTTTTGGAAATAATATAAATGCGTACACCAGTTTTGATGAGACGGTTTATAATTTTGACAATATTCCATCAACAGATCCTAAAGTCATTGATACTGCCTTGCTGATTTTGCACGATTGGTCGCATTCATTACTGTTAACCAATGAGGAAATTGATGCCGAACGCGGTATTATTGTTGAAGAATGGAGAACCAGGCAAAACGCATCAACTCGCATTTCTAATTTATTCAATCCTTATTTGTACAACCATTCGCTGTATGCAAAGCGTACTCCTATTGGGGATATGGATATTGTAAAACATTTTGATTACGCTTTGTTACGAGATTTTTACAAAGAATGGTACCGTCCCGATTTGCAGGCAATTGCAGTTGTTGGGGATGTGAATGCGGAAGAAATTGAGCAAAAAATAAAAACGTTATTTGCGGATATTCCGAAAGCTAAAAACCCGAAAAAGCGTTTTGACGTTGCGATTCCGGATCATGAGGAACCTTTTTTTAAGTTAGCCATCGATAAAGAAATAACGAGTTCGGGTATATCTTTTAAAATCATTCAAAATGGCGCTTTTAAGAGTCAGACTTTTGCCGATCTACAGCAGTTGATCACAAGAGTAATGGCATTTTCAATGCTCAATGACAGATTGAATGAATTAGCACAGAAAGAAAATTGCCCGTTTAAAAATGCGGAAGTTTACTATTCCGATTTTACAAGAGTGAACGATGTCATGGGAATGGAAATTGCTCCAAAACCGAATAAACAGGCAGAAGCTTTAACTGCTGTCATGGATGAGTTTATACGTGCCGGAAAATTTGGTTTTTCGGAAGGTGAAATTCAAAGAACCATAACCGCCATTATTTCTTATTTTGAAAACTATATCATATCAGAGAAAGAAATTTCACATAACAGTATTATCAATAGTATAAAATCAGAATTTCTCTCACACCAACTGGCTACAGATTCTAAGAGTAAGTTTGAGATGATAAAAGTTATTCTGAAAAATATCGATTCAAAAGCTTTTCAGGCCGAATTAACTCGTGGATATACGACAAAGAACAGAGTAGTGACCGTTGAAGGCATGGAAAATGAAACCAATCTAACCAAGGAGAGCGCGTTTGCCATTATTGCCAAATCAGAAAACAATCCTGATTTAAAGCCTTATGAAGACAGCTTTAATGGTAAATCACTGCTGACTGATGTAACGATTGTTCCGGGAAAAATTACGACTGAAAAGGAAAGTAAAGAAATCGGTGCTACCGCCTATACTTTGAGCAATGGTGTAAAAGTACATTACAAATTTGCAAATAAGAATGTAAATGATGTGCAGCTGCTTGCGGAAAGTTTCGGGGGATCATCTTTATATGGTCCAAAAGATTTACCATCGATATTTGCACTGAATGGTTTGGCAGATGCTTCAGGTGCGGGAGCATTCTCTAGTATCGATCTGGAAAAAATCCTGGCGGGAAAGGTTGTCGGTACTGGAGTAAGTGTGGGAGATTTAAGCGAAACGGTTTCAGGAAGCGCTAAAGTAAAGGACCTCGAAGTAATGCTGCAATTGGTACACTTGCGTTTTGTAAAACCTCGTTTTGACAAGGAAATTTTTGATATTAAGAAGTTAAATCTTCAAAATTATCTCGAAAACAAAGACAAGGACATCAATGGAAAAATGACCGATAGTATTAATGCAATTGTTTATGGGAAAAATAATCCCAGAATAAGAGTTTTGGACCAGCAGTTTATTGATGATTTGTCTTTTGAAAGAATAAAAGCAATCTATAAAGAACGGTTTTGTGATGTTTCTAACTTTGAGTTTTTTATCGTAGGCGACGTAACACCCGAAGTTTTGAAACCGTTATTAGAAAAGTACATCGCCAGTATTCCCGGTATAAAAAGAGAAGAAACATTCAAAGACAAAACACCGGTATGGAATTCCAATAAAATTAACAGAGAGGTTTTAATTAAAATGGAAAACGTCAAAAGTACGGTTAACATTCAGTTTGAAAGCGATTTTAAATACACTTCCAAAAATGCTGTTTTGACCGATATGCTTAGCGATATTCTGACTTTACGCTATACCGAGAGCCTTAGAGAAAAAGAAGGAGGAACTTATGGTGTGCAGGTCAGTGCAGCCGCTTCGAGATTTCCAAAAAACACGGTTGCTCTATCGATAAATTTTGATTCAGATCCGGTCAAAGTGAACAGTTTGCTTCCTATAGTTTACGACGAAATTAACAAAATTAAAAAAGGTATTTTGGTAAAAGAAGACCTTGCGAAAACCAAAAGCAATTACCTGAAATCGCGGGAAGACAGCAAAAACTTCAACAGCTATAGTTTAAGTTTAGTATACAATTTTTTTGAGTACAATATCAACATGGAGGATCCTGCAACTTATGTAGATATTGTAAATAGCATCACTGAAAAAGACATTCAGGAGTTTGCTAATGCATTTTTAAACAAAGCCAAATCCTACGAAATTGTTTTTAAACCATTGCAATAATCGGTGAAGTCCTGCGCATAACAATTAACAAGATCATATAAAATCTGCTCAATCTGCAAGATCTGCGAGAAAAAAGATATGCCGAAGTGCTGGCACAAAGGTTTTTGGCACCAGTAGGTTTAAAAGAGCTCTAAGCAGCGTAATCAATGAAATTGTATAGAATCTGCCCAATCTGCAAGATCTGCGAGAAAAAAGACATGTTGAAGAGCTAAGCACAGTGTAGTTTATAAATTCTGCGTACGAAAAAAGGATTAGGTTAATGAGGTGGGCGAGTAACCAAATTGCTTTTTAAAGGCATGCGAAAAGTGGGAAAGATTTTCAAAACCCACTTCATAGCAAACATCAATTGTTTTTTTCTGGTTGTTGGTTAATTGATAGTGCGCCAGCTCCAGTCGTTTTCTCGTGAGCCATTTTTGGGGAGTCGTATTAAAATATTTCCTGAAATCGCGATTAAAAGTAGAAAGACTTCGTCCGGTTAGATAGCCTATTTTGTCCAGAGACATGTTGAACATAAAGTTACGCTCCATAAAACTGACTAAATCAATTTTACCGGGTTCTTCAAAGTTGGCCAGAACATCGTCAATGTTTTTGTCGATGGTTCGAAGAATACTAATGGCTTCTGTAATCTTTAATGCGGCAATATTTTCGGGCAGCTCTTTCATATCAAAGTACGGAATTAAAGAGGAAAGACAGCTTTCTAATAAGGGATGATTGTTGTAGTGTTTTATTTCAGAATGTGTGATTGTTTTTGGTTTGACATCTAGTCCGGCATAAAATTCCCTCAGTTTGGCTGTCGACAAATGCATCACTACGGTTTTGTGTGGCTGACCGTCTTTGGGATAGTTTATAATAGTGGCCAATTGATTTCGAGGGATCAGAAAAATATCTCCTTTCTTAAAAACATGAACACCATCTGCCTGTACAATCTTGGTTTCTCCTGAAATAAACCATACCAGCATGTGCTGATCGAACATGATATCCGATTTAAAAAAGCCATCCGAATAACAAGACAGTTTAATATCCGGGCTTATGTATTTTGCTTCAAATTCCATAGAGGGGTACGATTATGTTTTCCGGTCGATTGTAATTCCTTGCTGTGAGGAAACAGACTTTCAAATTTAGTAAAATTATATGGGTAATGCTTCTTTACTTTCTTGCCCATTCCTTTTATAAAGAAGTTACCGCTGGTGGATTGCGGTAACTTTTGTTGTTTTTATAAAATGAAGTTTTGTTTTTTATACTCCGACGTTAAAAGAAATTTGAGTCATTTTTTCGCTGAGATCCCACAAACGTCTGGCGTTATCTTCGTCTAGCGAGTATAATTTTACTCCGGGAGTTACAGAAGATTCATAGGCTATTGCGGCTATTTCTACATCCTCACAATACACCCCTCCAATGGAATCCAACAGCGCACTTGTAGCACACCAAACAGTAGTAGCAGCTCCCTGCGGAATGGTTTTTAAATGGGCAGCGATTTCAGGCAAAATAGTTCCTTCATCATCACAAAAGCCCATTTTTTGAAACAGCTCTAAAGAGGCTTCGCGGGCCAATTCTGTTCCGTTTATAGATCCTGGATGTAATGAATAAGAGCGCACACCAAACTCTTTTCCACGATTATCTAATTCCAGAGCAAATAAATTACTGGCGGTTTTAGATTGCCCGTATGCCTGTAAAGTTTCGTATTCGCTGGAAAGAAAATTAGGATCGTCAAAATTAAAAGGAGCAAACTGATGGCCCTGAGACGATACCTGAATAACTCTTGCCGATTTGGCTTTTTTCAGTGTAGGCCACAACTGTGCTGTTAATTGAAAATGTGCCAGATAATTGGTTGCCAGCTGTGATTCGATCCCCCGATGGTCCCGACGAAACGGAACCCACATGATACCGGCATTATTGATTAGCAAGTGCAACGGTCTGTTGGACAACAGAAATTTTTCGGCAAAAGCAGTAATAGATTCAGGTTTCATCAGATCCATTACTTCCAATTCTACATTGGGTACACCTGCCAGATTTATTTTTGCTTTTTCAAGATCGCGGGCCGGTACAATAACGGTTGCTCCTGCCAGGGCAAGAGTTTTGACTGTTTCTAACCCAATTCCGGTATTTCCGCCTGTTACTATGGCAATTTTGCCTGTAAGATCAATGCCTTTGATGACATCGTTTGTCGTTGATTTTGCATTAAATCCTGAACCAATTGGTTTTTGCAAAGCTCCCTGATAATTGTTCTGTTTCATTTTTAGTGATTTTTAGTTGAATGTTACAAGGCAAAATTATGACGAAGTGGAATAGTGAACTTTGTTCAGAATGTCATTTTACTTTGTTCAGAATGTCATTCAACCAGAACGATCTTAAAAGTGAAAGGGGATATAAATTTGAAAAGCAGGATTATACTGACTTATAAGCCAGAACAGGGTTAAATACCTTGTTAATTTATCAACTTCATAGTTTCATATAGGATGATGACCATTTTCTTTTGATTAAAATCATTTATTTTAAGAAATAATAGCAATTCATTAGGTTGTTATTGATAATTTTGCCGCTGTAAACTTTAAATGGATGTGGGCTGAGTTGTGAAAAGATTTACTTTTAAAAAAATGTAAGTTAGTTTTATAACTGCAGGGAATTTGCCGAAACACATCGGGGAGTAGTTTTTCTTCTTAAAGGCGTTTTTTGAATTTCTTTGTTTAACTCTCCGTGGCCAGTTCTGGAGCAGGGTTGTAAAATTGACTGTTGCCTTGTAATAATAAGGAGCAAATATTACATCTGAATAACGACTTTAATTCATTAATTTTTTATGTTTTCACGCTGCATTTCCAATAATTGTATAAAGTACTTCATTCTTGCATTTTTATTAGTTTCATTCCATTCCCAAGCTCAGGAAGTTACACCTCAGATTAAACAATTAGATGAAAAATTAAGAAGTTTAGACAACCGAAATCAAACAGACAGTATCAGTTATTTAATTGATAAACATTTGGCGAGACCCAATTTAAATCAATTTGAGCTTCAGTTGTTGTATTTTTTTAAGGCGAATTATTACAAAATAATAGGAAGATCTTCGGATGCGATTGTTTATTTGAATAAATCTATCGTACTGAAAGGCGAGGGAAAGGAATCACAGAAAATCTATAATAAAAGTTTATACATCTTATCGGATTTGTTTTTTACTCAAAAAGAGTATAAAAAAGCATTTTATTATGCCAATTTATGCCAAAGTAAAATTTCGCCAACCGATAGTCCCAGCAATTATATTGTACTACACTTAATTATCGGATACTATTATTACATCAATTACGATCATAAAAAAAGCATGGAAGAGTTTTTGCTCACAGAACGGGTGGCAAAAAAATACAATCCGTGTAAACTGGCAGAAGTATATGTAAAAACAGCCCGCATTTACAGCAGGCAGAATCGAATTGAGAAAGCAAAAAAAGTAATTACCGAAAGTATCAGAGTGGCAGACAGTTGCAATGATCTGGAGAACAAAATCAATGCTTTAC harbors:
- a CDS encoding DM13 domain-containing protein, with the translated sequence MRKILTVITIFMFFGCESEGELTREKIGSGQVSSEATLRFMGIFEPEAGNKVTGTANIYKEGDHYKLSLKDFSISSGPDLKVYLSKTNRPDSFINLGSLGSGTSQTYTVPEGVSFATYPYVLIHCQQFNHLFATAALKSNSL
- a CDS encoding M16 family metallopeptidase, whose protein sequence is MMKSVHAQLLHLLLLFIGVASINAQNYKPTDVLIGNKTLKKGVLSNGMTYYIYPTAVNKNTASYYIIQNVGSVLENDNQKGLAHFLEHMAFNGTKNFPGKGILTTLEKQGAVFGNNINAYTSFDETVYNFDNIPSTDPKVIDTALLILHDWSHSLLLTNEEIDAERGIIVEEWRTRQNASTRISNLFNPYLYNHSLYAKRTPIGDMDIVKHFDYALLRDFYKEWYRPDLQAIAVVGDVNAEEIEQKIKTLFADIPKAKNPKKRFDVAIPDHEEPFFKLAIDKEITSSGISFKIIQNGAFKSQTFADLQQLITRVMAFSMLNDRLNELAQKENCPFKNAEVYYSDFTRVNDVMGMEIAPKPNKQAEALTAVMDEFIRAGKFGFSEGEIQRTITAIISYFENYIISEKEISHNSIINSIKSEFLSHQLATDSKSKFEMIKVILKNIDSKAFQAELTRGYTTKNRVVTVEGMENETNLTKESAFAIIAKSENNPDLKPYEDSFNGKSLLTDVTIVPGKITTEKESKEIGATAYTLSNGVKVHYKFANKNVNDVQLLAESFGGSSLYGPKDLPSIFALNGLADASGAGAFSSIDLEKILAGKVVGTGVSVGDLSETVSGSAKVKDLEVMLQLVHLRFVKPRFDKEIFDIKKLNLQNYLENKDKDINGKMTDSINAIVYGKNNPRIRVLDQQFIDDLSFERIKAIYKERFCDVSNFEFFIVGDVTPEVLKPLLEKYIASIPGIKREETFKDKTPVWNSNKINREVLIKMENVKSTVNIQFESDFKYTSKNAVLTDMLSDILTLRYTESLREKEGGTYGVQVSAAASRFPKNTVALSINFDSDPVKVNSLLPIVYDEINKIKKGILVKEDLAKTKSNYLKSREDSKNFNSYSLSLVYNFFEYNINMEDPATYVDIVNSITEKDIQEFANAFLNKAKSYEIVFKPLQ
- a CDS encoding helix-turn-helix domain-containing protein, translated to MEFEAKYISPDIKLSCYSDGFFKSDIMFDQHMLVWFISGETKIVQADGVHVFKKGDIFLIPRNQLATIINYPKDGQPHKTVVMHLSTAKLREFYAGLDVKPKTITHSEIKHYNNHPLLESCLSSLIPYFDMKELPENIAALKITEAISILRTIDKNIDDVLANFEEPGKIDLVSFMERNFMFNMSLDKIGYLTGRSLSTFNRDFRKYFNTTPQKWLTRKRLELAHYQLTNNQKKTIDVCYEVGFENLSHFSHAFKKQFGYSPTSLT
- a CDS encoding SDR family NAD(P)-dependent oxidoreductase encodes the protein MKQNNYQGALQKPIGSGFNAKSTTNDVIKGIDLTGKIAIVTGGNTGIGLETVKTLALAGATVIVPARDLEKAKINLAGVPNVELEVMDLMKPESITAFAEKFLLSNRPLHLLINNAGIMWVPFRRDHRGIESQLATNYLAHFQLTAQLWPTLKKAKSARVIQVSSQGHQFAPFNFDDPNFLSSEYETLQAYGQSKTASNLFALELDNRGKEFGVRSYSLHPGSINGTELAREASLELFQKMGFCDDEGTILPEIAAHLKTIPQGAATTVWCATSALLDSIGGVYCEDVEIAAIAYESSVTPGVKLYSLDEDNARRLWDLSEKMTQISFNVGV